The Akkermansiaceae bacterium genome segment CTCTGATCCAGACCGCTGGCCGGGCCGCGCGCCACGTCGGCGGCGAATGCGTGCTTTTCTGCGACAACGTCACGGATTCCATCCAGCGCCTGATGGATGTGACCGAATACCGCCGGAGCCGCCAGATCGCCCACAACGAGGAGCATGGCATCACCCCGCAGAGTGTGAAGCGGGCGGTGCAGCAGAGCCTCCAGACGCACGAACGCACGGTGGCGGGGGCGGACCAGCTCAACGCCTCCCTCGTCGCCGAAGACGCCGCCGCCTACGACAAGGTCCGGGTCATCGCCGAACTGGAGGAGGAAATGCGCGAGGCCTCCTCACGCCTTGAGTTCGAACGGGCGGCCCACCTCCGCGACCAGATCACCGCCCTGAAGAACGGCCGGACGACCGGGCAGCCGCCCGTGGAGGTGAAATATCCGAAAGGACGGCGGTCAAAGCGATGAGCCGGTATTTGGAATTTTGGGAAACTTGACCAAATGTAACAATTTCCTCACGGTGCCCCCCGTGTTCAGCGCGAAAGCAGACCGCCCTTACTTCGATGCCTGGCTGAAGCGGACGCGGAAACAACTCGCCGTCAGCGGACGCCTGTCACAGACCGCCCTCCTTCTTTCCCAACAGGAAGGCGGCACGATGGAAAGCTGGGCCGAACGCCTGCGGGGCCTGCTGGACGGACACGAAGTCCCATCCCTCGATCTGCTGACCAGGATCGACACCCTCCTTTCCCACACACCTTCCCCGCCTCCTCATCAGGAAAGCCAGGGTTCCCTCTGGTGAAAATCCCGTTTCCTGTTCCAACCCATCCCGATGCACCGCCTGCCTTCCCAATCCTCAGTCACCCGCTTCCGACTGGCCGCCTATCTCTATGTCCTTTTCATCCTGCTGCTGATTGCTGGAGCCAGCTACCTCGGCTGGGCGCTGCTCAACAACCATCCCCAGCACGTCATCTTCGCGGCTTCCTCCATCGGCGGGGCCGTGGCTGTTTTCATTTTCCACTGGATCACGGCCTCCCGTGTCCGCTGTCCGCTCTGCCTGGTCCCCTCCCTGGCCAGAAAAAATTGCTCGAAGAACCGCAACGCCAAGAGATTGCTGGGCAGTTACCGGCTGAAGGTCGCCAGTTCCATCATCCTGCATAACCATTTCCGCTGCCCTTACTGCAACGAGCCTACGGTTCTGGAGGTCCGGCAGCGCCGGAACGCCTGAAGACTCGGTATTTGACAGAATCCCCGGCAACGAAGAGTTTCCCCGCCGTGAAATTCTCCGCCAAACCCTTGCGCTCCACCGCGCTCCGTACGCTCGTGCTGGCCACCGCCCTCACCACAGCGTCACTTCCCACCTACGCAGAAACCAAAATGCCCGAGACTCCAGCCGATGTCAAAGCCGCCCCAGCCGATGCCGCGAAAACCGCGTCCGGCTTGGCCTCCAAAGTCCTTCAAGCAGGCAAGGGCGAGAAAAAGCCCGCGGCGACCGACACGGTGACCGTCCACTACTCCGGCTGGACCACGGACGGCAAGCTGTTCGACAGCTCCGTCCAGCGCGGCGAGCCAACCAGCTTTCCCCTCAACGGTGTGATCAAAGGCTGGACCGAAGGTCTCCAGCTCATGGTCGAGGGCGAGAAGCGCCGCTTCTGGATCCCCGCAGACCTCGCCTACGGTGAAAACCCGGGCGGCGGACGTCCGGGCGGCCTGCTCGTCTTCGACGTCGAACTCATCAGCATCAAGGAAGCCGCGAAGGTCCCCGCCGATGCCGAAAAGGCCAAGGATGGCACCGCCTTCAAGAAACTCTCCCCTGCCACCGGCGAAGGAAAGCCGGGCGAAGGCGATCTGGTCACCTTCCACTTCAAGGCGGCAACCATGGACGGTGAGACCGTACAGGACACCCACGGCGAGCCTGCGCCACCGACCGCCCCGCTCGACAAGCTGCCACCCGCCATGGCCAGCCAGTTCCAGGACATGGGACCGGGCGAAAAACGCCGCATCTGGATTTCCGAGCCACGGGCACCTGGCGGACACATCGTCGCGGATCTGGAACTGATCTCCTTCAAAGCCGCTCCTCCCGCGCCAAAGGCACCTGAGGACGTCGCCAAAGCACCGGATGATGCGGAGAAGACCGCCTCCGGCCTTGCCTCGAAGGTTCTCACCAAAGGCACCGGCTCCGCCAAGCCAAAGGCGACCGATACCGTGGAGGTCCACTATTCCGGATGGACCACCGACGGCAAGCTGTTCGACAGTTCCGTCCAGCGCGGTGAAACCACCTCCTTCCCGCTCAACGGCGTGATCAAAGGCTGGACCGAAGGTCTCCAGCTCATGGTGGAGGGTGAGAAGCGCCGCTTCTGGATCCCGGCCGATCTCGCTTACGGTGAAGAGCCGGG includes the following:
- a CDS encoding FKBP-type peptidyl-prolyl cis-trans isomerase — translated: MPETPADVKAAPADAAKTASGLASKVLQAGKGEKKPAATDTVTVHYSGWTTDGKLFDSSVQRGEPTSFPLNGVIKGWTEGLQLMVEGEKRRFWIPADLAYGENPGGGRPGGLLVFDVELISIKEAAKVPADAEKAKDGTAFKKLSPATGEGKPGEGDLVTFHFKAATMDGETVQDTHGEPAPPTAPLDKLPPAMASQFQDMGPGEKRRIWISEPRAPGGHIVADLELISFKAAPPAPKAPEDVAKAPDDAEKTASGLASKVLTKGTGSAKPKATDTVEVHYSGWTTDGKLFDSSVQRGETTSFPLNGVIKGWTEGLQLMVEGEKRRFWIPADLAYGEEPGDGRPGGLLVFDVELVKIAK